TCGTCAATGGACAACCAATGTCTCAAATCTACCTGACTCATCTGATGATTCATCCACACCTCCCCAAAGAACAAAAGCACAAGGTGCTTCGAAAACTCGTCCTTGAAACCTACAAACTGGCAGCCAAAGAAAAAGTACACTTGATCACTTGGATCGAAGGGAGATGGCCTGCTGCACCTCATGTCAGACTTCCAGATGGTCTCATTTTTGATCTACCTGCGACCATGTATCAGGTCATCCCCAGCTCTTCGCCTCCGGATTCTCGTCTCTTGTTACCAAAACACACTCCTCTGTATCTCGAAGGAGCGTCATTATGAAAGAATACCTGGGGCAAAGCTGTCCAGAATCACCCATCTTATCTCAAAATTCTGCACCCACAGATTGGTGCGGAAAGTGGTTTGAGGTTGCAAAAAAGCGTGGCGAAAATCATGTTGTCAGCTTTGGACGTGGCATCCCGGATCTCGACCACAATGGGCTTGTGCTTAAAAAGGAATTTTATAACTTTTCACATACCGAAATGGATGGCATCTCGGCAATGAATGTGATTTTAAAAAATCTCGGACAACGCTCAAAGTCCTTTCCGGAAATAAAAAACAAAAAAGCTCCCTCCAGATTAGAAAATATCCACGCTCTTCGAAAGGCCTTAAAAAAGCAATCAGGAGCAAATGCTAACTGGATACCTCCAAACCAACCAATTGGAAATCCTCATGAAACGGCCGTGCTTGGATTCTCCGTCGATGAAACCTCTCGCATTCTTAAGGCCCTCGCCTCAAGAAAAACTAATTTGGATGGTTCTTTATTGAGTTTGCTGGACACTCAAACAAGAGAGCTTTTAAAAAACCCTAGCCAAACTGCAAAGTGGCTATTTCCCATCAATATGCGAGGGGCTTCAATGGCAGCGGACACGATCTGTAACCAGGTTAGCTTTATCACGCTACTAAGTCACCCCCCTTGGTCTTCGCACCAAATCCAAAACCAAATTAAACAGGCCCTGCAAAATTCAGAGCACTGGGCCAACTGGAGTGTCTGTTCGATGGGCAAATATCTGGGTGAGGCTGGCATGAGCTACCTTTCAAAGCGAAGCTCCAAACGAAATTTTTGGATGGGAACATTTTCTAATCTTGGCAGCTGGCAGACAGACGCCTTTTACAAGGAATGGGATTCACGTGAAGTTTGGTTCACCTCTCCTCCCGGATCCTCCAACTATCCAATAGGATTTGTCCATTGTGTTTTTAACGGAAAACTGAGTTTAAGCCTTAAGGTTCACCCATTTACTGGGCGCGACGTATTCTGGGCAAACAATACTCTAGAAGTCATTCGTGAGAAATTGCTTGGCTTCTCAAAAACTGAAGTTTCAATTGAGCCTTAATGTGGATTCGCAAAAACAGAAAGACCGCAGCCCTACCTCTCGTGCACTCCCTCTCATGTTCATGCTCGTCTGCAGTTGCCTGATTTCACCCCCCTGGCAATCTGCACTTGCAGCGGCGGGTTGGGACGATCTACAGATCTCCACCAAATGGTTTTCGACTCTTACCGAATCAAATATTTCCTACGAAGATCTGAATCGGGGCAATTCATTCAAGATTCCATCTCAAATACTTGAATCTCAACTCCGTGAGGACGTTCGCGCTTATTATTTAAATTTTGTGGTTATTCTGCGGCCCACTTTGTCACTTTCTCGAAAGAGCCAAGCTGAGGGCCCAGATCTAACCACGAAAGCAAACAGCACCACCCTAATGAGATGGAATGAAGCTTTCGTGCAGTGGAATCTTTCGGACTCATTTTTCACCGTTTATGGCATTCAAAATTTTCAGTGGGGACCAGCTGAGTCTTTTAATCCAAGCAATGGAATTTTTCGTGAAACGGCTCAGCAGAGGACTTTAACCCACCAATCAAGAGGAAAGCATCTCCTCCGTTTCAATTACTCCTGGACTCCTCAAATTAATACGATATTTTTAGCAGAACTCTCTGACAACAGCGGAGACGCTCCTTTTCTGACTGACGTAGAATTTCGCCATAAGATGCTTCAAAAAACTGAACTCAATTGGAATTCTGGGTCCGACTATGTCGGAATCGTCGTTGGAGGCGAAGACTCCTTGTCTCCCTATTTTGGAGAATACTTTAATTTGTCAATATCTGACGGGCTTAGCCTTTACGGTGATGGCAAACATCAGAGGGGAAGTGAAAGCTGGTATCCAACAGAAGATGCAAACACCTCATTGGTCAGCCTGGAGCAGACTCATCATGGATCTCACGAGTTGCTTTCATCTGGCGTTCTCGGGCTACGTTACGCTTTTGAGAATGGCTCTGATTTGCGCTACGAGATGATCACCTACTCCCCTGGATATAACGAACAAGATCATTTGATCTTTCTCCGAGGACTGCTAGCTTCCTCTGGTAGCCAAATGCAAAGGACCTCGACTTGGATTCATCGTGTCGATGGACTGGGTATGGAATTTCCTGGCCAAAAATTCTCCTATCTATCGTTGAGAGCTCCCGATTTTTTCGGAGTTTCAAACTGGAATTTAATGGCAAGAGCGATAAGATCACACACAGATCTGAGCTATCAGTACTACCTCAGCACAGACTGGACTATGGGACCTGCCGGCACCTGGACTCTGGCTGGGCTATTTTCACCGAGTGCACAAAATAAAGAATTGGGCTCACCTGCTCACACTACTATATATTTTGGCTATGAGCATGTATGGTAGTAACACTGTCCGCGGTGAACACCGCAAAGCCATGAAAACTGAGGCGAGAAAATGATCATGCAAACTGACCCGAAAGCCACACTCAAGGTACCTGAAAAATTCATTGTGACTGTTCGAAATCTCAAAAAATCATATCTCTTAGGAGAAACTAGAGTTCACGCCCTGAACGGTGTAAATTTGCATCTCAGTGCCGGAGCATTTACGGCCCTTATCGGCGCTTCAGGCTCAGGTAAAAGTACTCTTTTGAATATGATTGGCTGTATAGATGACCCTAGCGAGGGGACCGTCCTTATTGATGACATTAATGTACAAAATCTGAATGATACCGAAAAAAGTCGCTTAAGAAATCAAAAAATTGGATTTATATTTCAATCGTTCAATCTTATTCCAGTACTTAATGTTTCCGAAAATGTTGAACTTCCTCTTTTGATCCAACCTCATCTCACTCGAAAGGACCGGGAATATCGAGTTCATCAGGCCATCTCGGACGTTGGCCTAAAGGATTTTGTGCTCCACCGTCCAGACCAACTTTCTGGGGGACAAAGGCAAAGAGTGGCAATCGCTCGTGCTTTAGTTACTCAGCCACGCCTGGTCTTAGCTGATGAGCCCACTGCCAACCTGGATTCCCAAACCTCCCATAAAATCATCGATCTTATGCTTGAACTCAACAGAAAGCACAATGTTACTTTTTTGTTTTCAACTCATGATGAAAAGCTCATGAAGCGAGTGTCCCATATTTTACATATTCAGGACGGTTTAATGACCTTATGATCAAATTCTGGAAACTCGCCTTTTATAACCTCAGGAGAAATCGCCGACGCAATCTGGCTACTATGACTTCCATTTCTTTTGGCCTTATCGGCCTCATGATGTTCGGCGGATACGTCAATCGGACCGACAACTTTTTGCGTGTTTACACTATTTTTGCTCTTAACACCGGTCACGTTGCCATTTATGCTAGAGATGGGCTTGAAAAGTTTCGCTACAAACCTCAAAATTATAGTTTTGACCTCGTCTCTCAAGCTAAGATCGACGCTATACTAAATGGACACAAAGAGAAAATAGACTCTTATTCCAAAATTCTATCGGGCACTGGCCTGGTGGGAAATGGTTGCCAAAGTTTTCCCTTCTACGTATCGTCCATAGAGCCCGCAATTGACCTCAAATTGCGAGCTCATGAGCAAATGCTGAAATGGGCTCCAGAATTAACGAAATTCATTAAAGGACGCGCCCTCGGCGAATACAAGGAGGAGACTTCTCCTTTGTCTATTAGCAAGGGACTTGCCCGACTTTTACACAAACCACTGGTTTTTGATGAGGTTCGCATCGGAGAGAATCAGATAAGAGCTATTGATTGCTCAAGCCCAGAGGCCAAACAACTTATTGAATCGGATTCGAATATTCAGCTTCTGACTGGAACTTGGCAGGGAACGACCTCTGCCTTAGACGGCGAAATTGTATCTCAATTTTCGACAGGATTTTCAGAAACAGATCAGGGGGCCTTAATAGCCCCCCTCAAATACCTCCAGAATCTCTTCGATACGGAACGCATTGGTCACTACTCTGTTTGGCTTCGCAGTCCGAATGAAATTGATTCTGTCATGGCAAGCCTCAAGTCTGAATTCGTAGAAAATGACATATTGGCAGATACCTATCCTTGGTATCACGAAGACCTCAGTCCAACTTACAATGGGGCCATCAGATTTCTCCGAGTCATGATTGCCTTTATTGGAATCGTATTGTCTGCTATTATCACTTTGTCCATTTTGAATTCCTGCACCATGACCGTTACCGAGCGCTCGGCCGAAATCGGAATGATGAGAGCCCTCGGATTTACTCGAAATCGAATTCGCCTTGTTTTTGTTCAAGAGGCCGGACTGGTTGGAGGTCTTGGACTTTTTGGTGGGCTTCTGCTGGGAAGCCTAATTATCGCGTTCATAAACGCGCAAAGGATTCCATTTACGCCCCCTGGAGCTTCCCATGAAATTCCGATGCTTCTCCTTCCTCATTTTGGTTTTACTGTAATTACCTGTGGATTTATTCTTTTTTTAAACTTACTCACGACATGGTTTGTTGTTGGGCAAATTAGTCAAAAGAATATCTCTCATCTGATTATGGGAAATCATGGTTAAGTCATTTTTACTTTTGGAGATTCTATGCGGACAACACAAAGACAACCTCTGTATCTCAGAATCGCATGTGCGTGCACCCTCTTCGCAATATTCCCAATATTCGCTCAGGGCGAGAGCAAATATTCTGCAGAATCTCTATTAAAGGAGTCAGATCGAGCGCGTGGAGCCGCTGATCAAACCGAGGGAATAACATGGAAAGCCCACATCCATACAGAGGACAATGGAAATACTTCTAATATCGACTATCTCATCAAAGTTCGTGGAGACAATGCTATGGCTGAGGCATTGTCGCCTCCACGAAATAAAGGACAGATAACCCTCTTCAATAATCGTAGCGTTTGGTTTTATAAACCGGGTTTAAAAAAACCCGTTTCGGTATCACCACGCCAAAAGTTGTCTGGCCAAGCGGCCAACGGTGACATTGCCTCCACAAATTACGCCCGCGATTATACAGGAAATATTGTGGGAGAAGAAAATCTCGATGGAGTTCAGACTTACAAATTAGAACTGAAAGCCAAGGTAAAGGATGTCACTTATGATCAAATCCTCTACTAGATTTCAAAGGAAAAGCGTTTGGCAATCAAAGCTGAGTTCTTAACAGTGAATGGGACTCCCTTTAAGCGCGCTACCTTCCAATATGAAAACCGTCTTTCGCTGGGTGGAGCATCCTTCCCATTTGTTAGCAAGATGAGCATTGTCGACGTGAATAATGAAAAAAACCTGACGACCCTTTCATATCAGGAACCTAAAGAGGAAAAGCACTCAGTAAATATCTTCAATATTAATAATATCATTAGGTGATGAGAATGAAATGGCCCCAAACTCTTCTCTTAGCATGGAGAAACGTAATTCGACACTGGAGACACTCACTCTCAACCCTCATTGCGATTGCAGGCGGTTTTACTGCGATTTGCCTTTTTGATGGCTTCATGGAGGGAATCAAACAGCAGAGTTTGGAGTCATTTTCAGTTCGATTTATGATGGGCGATATCATTATAGAAAGGCCCGAAACCCAATTTCATCTCACCGACGGCGATTTTTCGTATACCTTGAGCAAAGAAGAGCAGGCCTTTCTCGAAGAATTTTTCCAGCAGGATCCCGATTTTTTAATGCGCTCGCGATTTCTCGGCGTCCTCGGAATGGCCGACAATGGATCAACTCATGCAATTTTTTACGGAAGCGGATATGATTTAGTTGACGGGACAAAAATGCGGGGGCCCATTTGGGATTGGAATACTCTGGCTGGAAAGCCATTGCACCTGTCCAATCCATTCTCTGCCTTGCTCGGGAAGGGACTTGGAAAGCGCCTGGACTGCGAAATGGAAAACCCCGAACCAGATCCACATCCAAATGGGGGGTATGCCCACGAAGACAGACCCTTTCACTGTCACTCAAATAGACTCCAAATTTCGGCCACGACTGAGTCAGGGCAGATCAATGCCTTCGATGTTGAAGTGGCCGGAATTATTGACGTGTCTATTCGCGAGTTAGATTCCAAATACATTAGTTTCTCTCTCGAAACTGCTCAACGACTACTCAACACTGATCGCATCTTACGAACGACCGTAAAACTGAAGGACCCCTCCAGGGTTGGAGCTTTTACTTCACGCTTACGGGAGAATGCTCGGGAAAGAGGATTTAATTTTGATATAATACCCGTGATGGAACATCAGGTGTCAAAAATTACGCGCGACGGCCTCAGGCTCATTTCCTTATTTCGAGGGCTTTTTATGACGATTGTCATTCTGATTAGTATTCTGTCTATTGCTAACACAATGATGAAGGCAGTGACCGAGCGAACCAGAGAAATCGGCACCTTGCGAAGTCTCGGTCTGCTTCCAAACGAAATCCGTAGAATCTTTGCTTGCGAAGGCACATTGATCGCAATCAACTCGAGTCTCCTGGGCTTGGTGTCTACCCTTATTATTTCGACCTTGATCAATGCCAGTCGACTCAGCTACTCCGCTGGCGTGTTGGCAACTCCCTTGCCATTGCGTGTATTTTGGGTACCAGAATCTTGGGGGAGCATCTCCATCTTGCTCATGGGTCTCGCCTTTGTCACAGCTTGGGTGGCCTCAAAAAAGGCAACTTCCAGGATTATTGCCGATAATCTCCGTCATGTGACCTAGAAAAATTCAGTGACAACCACCCCAAATGGCCTACTTACAGGCCTTTTGCAAATCTTGCCCATTTTTTATGGTGCTTTTATCATTGTGATCTCATCTCCGCTCTGCTAGTGTCCCGGATCCAGAGAATGCTAAAGAGGAAATCAAAATTCAATTAGTCACAGTCTACAGGAGGATCTATGCTTCGTCTTATTGTTTTAGCCACAACTTCATTGTTGTCGATCGCCCCACTCGCACAGGCATCTTTTGGCCGAGCACCAACCAAAACTGGAGATTATTGTCTGGACCAGGGCTTTGAAGTTCTAAGAAAAAGATTTGGATCGGATCACGACGTTGCATTCAAGTACACAGTTGGAGGGAGCCCAAGAGTTTCTAATGCCCTTCAATATGCATATACTATTAACGATCTCTGTTCTGGAAATTTTTATCTTACCACTGGTGCTGGAGTTGACGTTCAAAACTGCACAAATGTTCACTATGGACGAGTTCCTCAAAAATTCGTTGGCATTGAAGCTGACGGCCAATGCAAAGAAATTTTGCCAAACTCTGAAGTTGTTGAATAAGATCAACAGTGACAATTTGGTGACATATATTCATCTATAAGTCGAAGTGTGGCACGGAAAAACTGATGATCTCAGGGGTTTGTGCCATACTGGTGACCTGACTATGCCCTAATGAATTCGAACAATAATTAAATATCATTTCTGCCTTTTAACCAGTGTTTCTCATTCCAGCAGAAATACCACTGATAGTCAGAGCGAGAATTCTTTGCGCCCAGGTGTCCTCAGGATTTTCGCGATATATTTTTAGGAAGTGGCACTGCAGAATATTTAAAACATCTACGTAAGGGGTCCTTACGCTGATAGATCTTCGCAAAACGGGATTGTCTTCCAAAAGGCCCTTGTGACCAGTAATTTGAGCCAAGGTCGAAATAGACAGTCGATAGGCTTCAATTATCTCAAGAGTTAGATCTTGATTCTTCTGACTCACGAGAGTGTCAGAATAGCGTTTAAAGACAGTAATATCAACTTTGGCTAAAACCATTTCAAACAAATCCATCGTTGCCCTGAAAAACGGCCATTCTTTGTACATTAGCCTGAGTTGACGAAGCTCACCTCTTGCTATCGAAGCACCTAACGCATCCCCAAGTCCAAACCAGGAAGGCAATAGTCCGCGATTCTGAGTCCAGGAATAAATCCAGGGAATAGCCCTTAACGACTCAAGGCTAACATCGGCCTTTCTCCGATCTGGACGGCTCCCAATTTTATAGAGTGCTAATTCCCGAATCGGAGTGACCTCCGAAAAATAGGAAACAAACCGTTCATTATCATAAATGAAACTCCTAAAGGAGCGACTTGAGTCTTCAGCAAGTCGATCCATGATTGAATACCAGATCTTTTTTTCCTTGGGAGGCCTGGACACGGCAGCTTCAAGAACTCCGGACACATAAAGATCCAGCGTACGCTCGGCAATTCCTGGAAGTCCAAATTTTGCGTGAACCGTTTCTCCTTGTTCTGTTACCCGCAAGCGTTCATTTCCACTTCCCCGTGGAAGCGCCAACAGAGCCAAGTGAATAGGGCCACCACCTCGACCAATGCTACCGCCTCGCCCATGAAAGAACTCAAAACGGACCCTCTTCTGGTGAGCCAATTCTTCTAACTCTGTCTGAATTTGATGAAGAAGCCAAGCCGAAGCCAAACGCCCAGATCGCTTCGCTGAATCCGAATAGCCAAGCATTACCATTTGGCAATTGCCCACATGTTTCCGATAGAAAGAAAGATCGAGAAGCGATTCTAAGATTCTCCGACCATTTTTTAGGGCCTCGGGAGTTTCAAATAGAGGTACTACTGGAAAAGACCTCTTCAGCTTTGCCATTTTTAGCAAGACAAAAACTTCCAGTAAATCAGAAGGCTCTTCGGTCATTGAAATCACATAAGATCGGAAGCAGTCGTCAGGAAAATCATTGATGAGACCACAAGTGTCCATTACTTCTCGTCCCAATGCCGACCACTCCGGAGGTCTCTCAATTATTTTCTCTTCATTCAAAATATCCAGGAGGACTTTTTGCCTTTCTTGCTCATTCAAATCGCAATAATTCCTTTTAAAAAGATTGAAAACCAGTTCCGCAATCACCTCTTCATGCACATCAGAGGATTGACGTATATCCAAACTCAAAAGGGCCACTCCAAATATCTCTAAGCGGCGAATCAGATCAAGGGTCCTTCCCTGCGCCAGATCATTCGCTCCAATAAAAACTAGACTTCGGTACACGACTTTCAAAGGCTCAATTATTTCGCTCTTTCCTATTAAATTACCTTGCGAACCTTCCAGGCTATTCAAATTTTCCTGAGCCACTTGTTTTGATTTTTCGATATCATGACTGAGTTTATCAAGGAGGATCCTATAGGGTTCAGCAGGTTCTCCACCCCCAACTAAATTTAATAGTTCAGCAGAGGCACTTTTAAAAGACATCTCCTTGAGAAGCCATTCAACTTCGCTCAAAATCAATTGATAG
This region of Bdellovibrionales bacterium genomic DNA includes:
- a CDS encoding ABC transporter ATP-binding protein, yielding MQTDPKATLKVPEKFIVTVRNLKKSYLLGETRVHALNGVNLHLSAGAFTALIGASGSGKSTLLNMIGCIDDPSEGTVLIDDINVQNLNDTEKSRLRNQKIGFIFQSFNLIPVLNVSENVELPLLIQPHLTRKDREYRVHQAISDVGLKDFVLHRPDQLSGGQRQRVAIARALVTQPRLVLADEPTANLDSQTSHKIIDLMLELNRKHNVTFLFSTHDEKLMKRVSHILHIQDGLMTL
- a CDS encoding ABC transporter permease, with the protein product MTSISFGLIGLMMFGGYVNRTDNFLRVYTIFALNTGHVAIYARDGLEKFRYKPQNYSFDLVSQAKIDAILNGHKEKIDSYSKILSGTGLVGNGCQSFPFYVSSIEPAIDLKLRAHEQMLKWAPELTKFIKGRALGEYKEETSPLSISKGLARLLHKPLVFDEVRIGENQIRAIDCSSPEAKQLIESDSNIQLLTGTWQGTTSALDGEIVSQFSTGFSETDQGALIAPLKYLQNLFDTERIGHYSVWLRSPNEIDSVMASLKSEFVENDILADTYPWYHEDLSPTYNGAIRFLRVMIAFIGIVLSAIITLSILNSCTMTVTERSAEIGMMRALGFTRNRIRLVFVQEAGLVGGLGLFGGLLLGSLIIAFINAQRIPFTPPGASHEIPMLLLPHFGFTVITCGFILFLNLLTTWFVVGQISQKNISHLIMGNHG
- a CDS encoding outer membrane lipoprotein-sorting protein — protein: MRTTQRQPLYLRIACACTLFAIFPIFAQGESKYSAESLLKESDRARGAADQTEGITWKAHIHTEDNGNTSNIDYLIKVRGDNAMAEALSPPRNKGQITLFNNRSVWFYKPGLKKPVSVSPRQKLSGQAANGDIASTNYARDYTGNIVGEENLDGVQTYKLELKAKVKDVTYDQILY
- a CDS encoding FtsX-like permease family protein, with translation MKWPQTLLLAWRNVIRHWRHSLSTLIAIAGGFTAICLFDGFMEGIKQQSLESFSVRFMMGDIIIERPETQFHLTDGDFSYTLSKEEQAFLEEFFQQDPDFLMRSRFLGVLGMADNGSTHAIFYGSGYDLVDGTKMRGPIWDWNTLAGKPLHLSNPFSALLGKGLGKRLDCEMENPEPDPHPNGGYAHEDRPFHCHSNRLQISATTESGQINAFDVEVAGIIDVSIRELDSKYISFSLETAQRLLNTDRILRTTVKLKDPSRVGAFTSRLRENARERGFNFDIIPVMEHQVSKITRDGLRLISLFRGLFMTIVILISILSIANTMMKAVTERTREIGTLRSLGLLPNEIRRIFACEGTLIAINSSLLGLVSTLIISTLINASRLSYSAGVLATPLPLRVFWVPESWGSISILLMGLAFVTAWVASKKATSRIIADNLRHVT
- the ppc gene encoding phosphoenolpyruvate carboxylase, with the translated sequence MARSGTYSAQALRSNIKDLGSRLGKVLAETYSPQFLQDVEVVRRWAKDLRRGSRKSLGNIEKFLRLSGSEKSFNIARSFTEFLRLANAAEQHHRTRRRLYYETHSRVPQKGSVEAFLKNLKPNLISQVVEKLNQMEVDLVLTSHPTESMRQSAIRRYKHVTQNLAILDRRDATRWEKEQAKKSIDRNIRALCLTEIVQKAGPTPFAESLSGFSIVEEVLWDAVPRFYRRLNDSALRYLKEEISLNATPIRFSSWVGGDRDGNPYVTAQVTRQVLYKGMSVGYQLILSEVEWLLKEMSFKSASAELLNLVGGGEPAEPYRILLDKLSHDIEKSKQVAQENLNSLEGSQGNLIGKSEIIEPLKVVYRSLVFIGANDLAQGRTLDLIRRLEIFGVALLSLDIRQSSDVHEEVIAELVFNLFKRNYCDLNEQERQKVLLDILNEEKIIERPPEWSALGREVMDTCGLINDFPDDCFRSYVISMTEEPSDLLEVFVLLKMAKLKRSFPVVPLFETPEALKNGRRILESLLDLSFYRKHVGNCQMVMLGYSDSAKRSGRLASAWLLHQIQTELEELAHQKRVRFEFFHGRGGSIGRGGGPIHLALLALPRGSGNERLRVTEQGETVHAKFGLPGIAERTLDLYVSGVLEAAVSRPPKEKKIWYSIMDRLAEDSSRSFRSFIYDNERFVSYFSEVTPIRELALYKIGSRPDRRKADVSLESLRAIPWIYSWTQNRGLLPSWFGLGDALGASIARGELRQLRLMYKEWPFFRATMDLFEMVLAKVDITVFKRYSDTLVSQKNQDLTLEIIEAYRLSISTLAQITGHKGLLEDNPVLRRSISVRTPYVDVLNILQCHFLKIYRENPEDTWAQRILALTISGISAGMRNTG